The Nicotiana tomentosiformis chromosome 2, ASM39032v3, whole genome shotgun sequence genome includes the window atttcttttagcgctcatttcacaattaaagtgccTTAGGAGGTACAAGGATCAAAAAttttaattaagaacaaaaggtTATAGGCTCGTACTGTGTGTGCCAAATAAAATATCTACATGCTCAAAATGTTTAACTAGGGATGATTTTATTTGTGGTAGCATTACAATTTCAAAAGAATCAAAGAAGGCCTAAAATCATATTTCAAACCGAGCAATACCTAagatttcgcttcaactcataTGCAGGGCAAATTCTAGACACAAATGTACTACATGGAACtatacaaaaatctcaccacacaatGGTACATGATTCAATTAGGATGACTACATTCCAACTTTCAATCAAAGAAAGTACAGAGTTAAGCCACAAATTTAATGCACAAGGCACAACAATTAGTACAGGAGTCAAGaaaatgagcctaagcgtcacaaaaAAACTATTCTACTTTTCAAAGCAAAAATAGTTCTCAAAAACTCATGGAGAAAGTTATAATCCACATGTTCATGTCTAACTCTGTTGGTATCAAACAAGTCATTGAATGTGCTAAATTTAGTCTAAGTCTTTATATCCTacactactctaaaaataaaaactaatacCCAGTTCAAAAATTTATCCCTTGAAAAAGAATCGATggccaaagaaaaaccaagggggataATTGCCTAATAGATTAAACTTTAAACTAACTACTCAAAGTAAATAAAATGTTtttgtgcttttctttatttttctgtcAATTTCCTATTACTAACACTACTTCCTAGaatcaaatgaaaatatttttgtatttttttcaagGACCTTAATCCCTCGAGAGAACTGTCCAGGTAGTCCGTCATTGGGAAAagtcctttattttatttttcattttttttgaaTCTATCTACCAATAGACACACTAAGAGTCTGAGAGTTACTACTTATAAACGAATTTACTAACTATTACAGGCCATTAATTCAGTGAATATTACACCCCAAAAGTATCAAAAGCAACAAATATTGTAATAGTTAAGTACATTCATCCACACACAAAAAATGAataacccccaccccacacttagaaccGTGCGTTACTCCCAATGTACACAAATTAAGTAGAGTAGGGTGAGAGGAAACTCCTTGAAGTCTAGGTGGAGGGCTCCTCCATGGTCTGTGGAGGAGCATCAGAGACAGTGGAAACAACCGAGTGAGTACTCGAAGCATCCACGTCATCTATCATGTCCTCCTCTGGCATATCAATAACATCCTCACAAATAGGGGGATCGGTCACAGTCCTATCATCACCAGGTGGAGCTGAGTCTGTAGCATGCGACACGACGGTCTCAGTGGGCATGGTGGATGGAGACCCAGGGACTATAGGAGGAGCAAACGTGGttaattagggtttgtgggcaatttttgggaggatttttgcagagcttatatctGGTTACTATGCCTtattatcagtctaatatataaaggagataggcctttaaaaattcttctttggatgacccgaactggcccacttttggactctcatttaagcaagtaggtgacagtgtgcgcagtctcgcaaacatgcccatatctctctactccaatatcgtattgacaaacggtttaatgcgttagaaaatagactcatagatctccaatttgatgggtggaactcCCCACTAAGTATATTAGAataaaatcgcagttacattagacccaaagtttcagtaaaacttatgaacgttacttgtgatgactttcatcgacttttgttccaccactcgcttgacttcaaaacataacacacgactatcatacaacttatataactcataacataacctccttatcatgttaagaaccctagtctcaccccaaaagtacatgttataacattcccaacttgtcgactttcgacgaaatattattttcttcaattcctttagcttatgaaccttccaaccctctttgtacttgttgttcatgatcttcaatatttgtaacctctgaggttacatgattaacttactttatatattttaaaagatgatctcattttttgtcctacattagtttgctcacgacacacttttacgtacgaaaatatagggtgtaacaatagATCCCCATTGTTTCACCTCTCAAATTGATTTCAGAAGATCTGGATAATTTTTCTTCAGTGCTACAATGTTGATTGGATTTTCTGGAATATATTTCTTTGAATCCAGGATCTTTCTCATAAGCTGGGAATGCCTTTTCACTAACAAAATTCTTCTCCCAAGAAGCTCGGTCAATTGGTTCACCATCATCTTTGTTGCTCATGTTGACATTTGTGAGCTCATAGTCCGAATCAGACTTGGACTTAGATTATGAGGTAGTCTTCTGCTTCCCTTTATCTTTCGGATCAATCTGCTTGGTGGATTTGGTCTGGTGCAGTACCAGTTCTCTAAACTCTATCCCCTTGCTTGGCGGATTTGCTGATGTTTTTGTGGTACCGCTTTTCACAGTCCTCCTCATTAATGGTTCCTCCTATTCTTGCTCCGATTCATCAATTAACTGCCTAGTCGGCGGTGCCTTTGCTCTCTCAGTCCACTTTCTTTTGTTCTGTGGGTTTGGAGCACCTGTCGCTTTTCCAGTAGGCTTTTTAGGCGGTTGCCTGTCATTATCTCTTTCTTGTTGTTTGGACGTTTTGCTCATTGCCACCATTAGGATAATATGTACCTGCAAAGCAAAGTCAACAATTAGTGTGCAGAACATTGAAGTTTCATATGTGAAGCAGCTGTGCAAGAGTGTGCACTTCTAATCGTCCGCACGCTTATGCCATTCAACACTTCATTCAAACATAGCCCATGGCTTTCAACAGGAATCAATTAACTGGTAGTACACGAGTGAGCAATGCACTTATAGACATCATTATGCGCAATGAGAGATAAATTCAAGTGTTTCTTAAGGCATGTTCGATTACCTACAATAGCTCACTTTGAATTTACTCAGCTATATCATCATAAACTTCTAGCAACCCCCCAATTAAAATCAAGACATACCAATACGCATAGAGCGCACATAATTCAAATTGAAGTAACACTTTACAATACAAGCAGTCAAGCATATGCCAGATGTTCAGCTTATTAGGACAATCTACCACAGGATCGAAACATTCCGACAAGGTTGTACACAATCAGTCAAACGACCCCACACTTGTTCATTAGCATATACAAGTGTCGCTCGGTTACTCAAACTTCGTCAGCACCTAAATTTACCTCTCAGGCATTTTGTCAAACATGTGGAGTGCTACAGTTTTGCCTAGTACTTTCTAATAGTTGGGCAATTAAAATACCCTTCCAAAATTTAGTAGACGACGGGAATTatagtttgtcatcatcaaacaTCACAACCAATcagaggcagctagcaatgcctCAAAATTTTCCAATTTCCCTTCTTAGTTTCATGAGGGAAGATCAATCTAATTTAACCTAACGTGGGAGACTTGGGGGTGTGAATTCTATTGCTACTTAGAGGAACAAGAAGAGATGATAGTTGAGGGAGAGAGGAAGACGAAGCACATACCTGAATGCTTGATCAAATCGCGCAGCAACAGTGAGAGGAGGTTATGTTTGGGTTGAGAGGAAATGGGTGGGAGAAGGAGTTGGGATTTTAAGACTTGTGAAGTGTAATAACAATATAACACTTACATTTTGTGTGCTAGCTTGGATGCGACGCGTCCCAGCTGATTTCTTTGAAATTTTACGAATGCGGCTGTGGACGCTATGGCAGCTCTTCACTGCCTTGTGCAGTTGGCCTTTAATTTTTTGGACGCTaagggggatgcgacgcatccaccctgttTTCCCATGCCTTTAGTCTTTTTTTGTTGATAaatacatgcaagaattaattcctacaaaaaaaaattaacgaactcccaaaaataaatcaaaaatacAAAACGAACTGGAAAAATGAACAAACtacaaaaaacaaaagaaaatgcttgggttgcctcccaagaagcacatgatttaacgtcgcggcacgacgcaataCGTTCTTCACGCATCGGCCAAGTCCAttgaggtcttgtgacgtgcaatgtcatcaccccaatagtgttttactctctgcccatttaccaagaatgtcgcacTGGAACTCGTATCACACAATTCCACCACTCCATGATgcttcacactaaccacttcaaaaggacccacccatcgagatttaagctttctgGGGAAAAGCTACGACCTCtaattaaacaagagaacttcttgacctggaTCAAACTCGCGATGTTGGATCtgcttatcatgccacctcttggtcttttctttatacaactTGGCATTTTCGTACGCATGCAATTGAAACTCATCAAGATCATTGAGCTGTAGCAACCTCTTCTCTCCGGTTAAGTCCATATCCATATTTATCTTTTTAATCGCCTAataggctttgtgttcaagctcgacgggcaagtggcatgccttcccataaaccaacttaTACGGAGATGTTCCAATGGAAGTCTTGTATGCAgttcgataagcccataatgcatcgtcAAGCTTTATGGCCCAGTCCTTCCTATTTCCACTCACCGTTTTTTCCAGAATTTGCTTCACCTCTCTGTTTGACACTTCCACTTGACCAATCATTTGGGGATGATAGGTGGTGgaaaccttgtgcttaactccatacttttcTAGAACGTCGTTCAACAACTTGTTACAGAAGTGAGTTCCTCTGGCACTTATCAGCACCCTTGGAGTCCCAAAGCGTGTGAAGATGTGTTTTTACAAAGTTTACCACaacctttgcgtcattagtaggaagaaaaatggcctccacccacttagacacatagtcgaccgccaacAAGATGTATCTGTGACCATTAGAGTACgagaacggtcccatgaaatcaatcccccaatcATCAAAGATCTCTACTGCCAGAATGTTTTGCAAAGGCATCTCGTGCTTCTTCGTGATTGTTTCGGTTCTTTGGCACTTGTCACACTGTTTAACAAAAGGCGTGTGCATCCCTAAACAATTTTGGGCAATAGAAACCCGATTGCaacactttttgggcggttctatccctaccgtgatgacctccatatggagaCGCGTGATAGTCATGAAAGATTGCATTCATCTCATCCTCAGGATTCGTACTAACTAATCTGCACACTGCTTATacaggaatggctcatcccacaagTAGAGCCTCACATCATATAGAAATATTCTTCTATTATCAGGTGTCAATTCtggtggcgtcaccccacttgtaATAAAATTCACGTAGTCTGCATACCACAGGGCTTCACTTGAGGTGATTGCCAATAactgctcatccggaaatgtttcctTAATCGAACCTCCCTCAGCCACATCGTTCCGATTTTCTAAtatggacaagtgatcagccacttgattctctgttccttttcgatctcggatctctaagtcaaattcttgaaAAAGGAGGACCCAATGAATCAGCCTCAGCTTGGCGTCTCTCTTTTCAAACAAATAACTTATAGCTAAATGATcggtgtagacgatgactttggttcccactagataagatctaaacttgtcaaacgcccacactaCTGCAAGCAATTCTTTATCAGTAACAATATAGTTCATCTAGGCTGGATTCAGAGTTTTGCTCGCGTAGtaaatgaagtgaaaatttttatccctcctttgccccaaaacagctcctATTGTGacgtcacttgcatcgcacatcaactcaaatggctgCGCCGAGTCCGGGGCAAGGATAATTGGCACAATCACCAATTTGTTCTTCAGCTCTTCAAATGCTCTCAAACAAGAATCATCAAATTTGAAGGGgatatctttctcaagaagcctgcacagaggagaagaaatttttgaaaaatctttaatgaaacgacgataaaaacctgcatggcccaagaaactacgaatgcCCTTAACGGATGttggtgggggcaatttttcaaccGCCTCCACCTTTGCCTTGTCCACCTGCAAACCATttttggacaccttgtgccccaagatTATACCTTCGCGTACCATGAAATGTCATTTtccccagtttagcaccaagtttatctcttcacacctagcaaataatttatcaaggttcattaaataattatcaaaagaacacccaaacacagaaaaattatccatgaacacttctaaaactctttcaaccatgtcagtaaaaatagccatcatacacctttgaaaagtcgcaggtgcattacaaagaccaaatgACATTCTCTTGAACATATACGTGCCATAGGGACACATAAATGTGGTCTTCTCTTGGTTCTCTAGGGTTAtaacaatctgattataccccgaatagccATCCAAGAAATAATAGTATTCCTGTCCAGCTagtctatcaagcatttggtcaataaaggagaggggaaagtggtccttgcgggtggcattgtttaattttctataatctacAAATTATCCACCATGTCACAGTACTTGTGGGAatcaagtcattattttcattaaccactacagtcatccccccttcTTATGCATATATTGGACGGGGCTTACCtatttgctatcagagattggaaatataATACCTGCAtcgagccacttaatcacttcttttcttaccatctctttcatgattggatttaggcggtgctggtgctctacacttggcttgtgtccgtccttcatgaggattttatgcatgcagaagATTGGACTAATGCCTCTAATGTCAGACATCGTCCACCCAATAGATTGCTTGTGCTCATGCAGTACTTTTaacagcttttcttcctgtaatttagacaagtcagaGGAAAAAATAATAGGTAGAGTGTCAGAaccacccaaataagcatattgaaggtgagagGGCAAGGGTTTAAGTTACAATTTTGGAGCCTCTTTAATCTGCGGCTTTGGCGGAGGCCCACTCAGCCTATTTAAGGGCTCAAAGGGGTTTAATCCTTGCATGTAGACATATGATGCATCTAGTATATGCATCATCttctcaacctcatcatcaatatCCAAGCTATCGAACAATTTAAGTGCTTTCTCTAAagaatcgtctagatatacactctgATCTAtcagtttctcatccacctccataacagatatcatagagagctcctcataatgGCGGGGAAGTTGAATCGCCTTGTAAACATTGAAAAtagcttcctcgttgtccaccctcataatcatttttcccTCTCTTACTTTAATAATTGCATCACttgtagccaagagaggtcatcCTAATATGATTGggacttgttcatcagcctcataATCTAGGATAATGAAGTccgctgggaagatgaatttctCAATTTGCAacaacacatcttcaatcactccttcagggtaaGCTATGGATTTATCAGCTAGTTGCAACATCAtagtggttggtcttggagctcccagacccaatttcTTGAACAAGGACAAGGACATTAGatttatgctcgcccccaaatcacaaagagcacgttTCACATCAATATTACCAATCCGCACAGGGATAGTGAAGTtgccagggtccttaagcttttgaggaagcttgtttttGACTCtcgaagtgcactcctcagtaagtgcaactgtctcgAATTTAGCCAatctcctcttgtgagccactatatctttgaTGTACTTAGCATATTTTTGAATTCCACGGAGTACATCcaccaatggaatatttaattgaacgtggctcaacatagagagaaatttgttaaaCATGCGATCATCAATCTTCTTCTGTAACCTTTGGGCGAAAGGTGACGGTGGCCTTGCAGCACTCactggctctgaacttgcatcatctttcTTTGACTCGGGTGTTGCCTTAGAAATCAACCCCCCCTCAGGTGTAGGCTTATCTTTTCTCTTCTTCCAATTTCCTCCGGTTTCTGAGTGtgactgcattaacttgagggttcttctctgtatcactagGAAGAGCGCCTGCAGGCCTGgtattttgatttgatgctaactgcccaacttgcctctcaaaatttctgaaatcggtcctgagttgTTGATTGTCAAGCAACAACTTCTTTAATAAGTCATTTGTACTCTCCTTAACTTgctggggtggcttctgaggttgactGTAGTTTCCTTGGGGTCTATACTGATTCTGAGTCGCCTGATTTCCACCCCAGGAGAAAGGGTGATTcttccagtttgggttgtaagtgttcccatattgtgcatgcagATTCATCGGACCCTTGCTTTATTGCCCCACATAATAGATGGATTCTGGATTCGTGGGACATATGTCACTCGTGTGACCTTCAACACATAACTCATAGCAAGTCGACAAGTGTTGCACATGTTGCATCTGTTGCATTTGGTGCATTGTCATTCTATTTATCTGATTTGCTGATTTCGCTATATCTTCTCTCATggctgagaaatcatcaagctcaATTACACCTGCTGCCTTCTGTTTAGGTGCTCTTCGTgattccccatctccttgccaattattatcattagcagtgaaattgttTAGCAGGAGTTGGATTTCACTATACGACATTGCCATgtaactacccccacaagctaaatcaagattcatctttgatgtctcgtctaacccatcaacaaaagtgtgacccaacatCTCATCAGTCTGATAATGATGTGTGCAGtgtctgagtagcttcttgtatttttcccaagcttgacgaagagtctctccctcccgttgttggaacccaagaatctggctcctcGGCGACTTTGTCTTTTTAGTGggaaaaaacttgattaagaattttcttgctagatcatcccaagtgtggatcgaGTTCGGGGGCTctttttgcaaccattctttggtttcccccaacagtgaaaaggggAATAATGTCAGTCTGA containing:
- the LOC104106774 gene encoding uncharacterized protein encodes the protein MQSHSETGGNWKKRKDKPTPEGGLISKATPESKKDDASSEPVSAARPPSPFAQRLQKKIDDRMFNKFLSMLSHVQLNIPLVDVLRGIQKYAKYIKDIVAHKRRLAKFETVALTEECTSRVKNKLPQKLKDPGNFTIPVRIGNIDVKRALCDLGASINLMSLSLFKKLGLGAPRPTTMMLQLADKSIAYPEGVIEDVLLQIEKFIFPADFIILDYEADEQVPIILG